In Bacillus cereus ATCC 14579, a single window of DNA contains:
- a CDS encoding YggT family protein, with amino-acid sequence MTTVFIVLSYAIEIYSWALIIYILLSWFPGAKESSFGEFLARICEPYLEPFRRFIPPLGMIDISPIVAIFALKLAKTGLFSLLSYFL; translated from the coding sequence ATGACAACAGTTTTTATAGTGTTAAGTTATGCTATCGAGATTTACTCGTGGGCACTTATTATTTACATTCTCCTATCATGGTTTCCTGGTGCAAAGGAATCATCTTTTGGAGAGTTCCTGGCACGTATTTGTGAACCGTATTTAGAACCATTCCGCCGCTTTATTCCGCCGCTTGGAATGATTGATATTTCTCCAATCGTTGCGATCTTTGCGTTGAAACTTGCTAAAACTGGTTTGTTCAGTTTATTAAGCTATTTCTTATAG
- a CDS encoding cell division protein SepF, whose protein sequence is MSWSKVKYFFFDTPEEKEAAQYGYEKEQTDMKKQQDPPEQQDVTFPKAQPKQNVVSIETAKQSSKVVLLEPRTYSEAQGIADHLKGRRAVVINLQRMSTDQAVRIVDFLSGTVYAIGGDIQKIGPKTFMCTPENVDIVGAISELFGEEEETNIKRW, encoded by the coding sequence ATGAGTTGGTCAAAAGTAAAATACTTCTTTTTTGATACACCGGAAGAAAAAGAAGCAGCTCAATATGGTTATGAAAAGGAGCAAACAGACATGAAAAAGCAGCAAGATCCACCAGAACAACAAGACGTTACGTTTCCGAAAGCGCAACCGAAGCAAAATGTTGTGAGTATTGAAACAGCAAAACAATCTTCAAAAGTTGTTTTATTAGAACCACGCACATATTCGGAAGCACAAGGGATTGCGGACCACTTAAAAGGTAGACGAGCTGTTGTAATTAATTTGCAGAGAATGTCTACTGATCAAGCGGTACGTATCGTTGACTTTTTAAGTGGTACTGTATACGCTATAGGCGGGGACATTCAAAAAATAGGGCCGAAAACATTTATGTGTACACCTGAAAATGTAGATATTGTTGGTGCGATTTCAGAGTTATTCGGTGAAGAAGAAGAAACAAATATAAAGAGGTGGTAA
- a CDS encoding YggS family pyridoxal phosphate-dependent enzyme, whose product MTVQENLVIVNEAIKESCARAGRSLQDIKLVAVTKTVGIEKTNEVIEAGIIDLGENRNEGFLQKYEHFGSKVNWHFIGSLQTRKVKEIINEIDYLHSLDRLSLAKEIQKRADKKVKCFIQVKTSSEESKQGLAIEEVVSFIQSLQEFDKIEVVGLMTMAPFTEEEEEIRRCFKELRMLQTEVQELELLHAPCKELSMGMSNDYTIAIEEGATYIRLGTILVGKA is encoded by the coding sequence GTGACAGTACAAGAAAATTTAGTAATTGTAAATGAAGCTATTAAAGAATCTTGCGCTCGAGCTGGACGTTCGTTGCAAGATATTAAACTTGTTGCAGTTACAAAAACTGTAGGGATTGAAAAAACAAACGAAGTAATTGAAGCTGGAATTATCGATTTAGGTGAAAATAGAAATGAAGGTTTCTTACAGAAATACGAGCATTTCGGTTCAAAAGTTAATTGGCACTTTATTGGCTCATTACAAACGAGAAAAGTAAAAGAAATCATTAATGAAATTGATTATTTACATTCGTTAGATCGTCTTTCGCTGGCGAAAGAAATTCAGAAACGTGCTGATAAGAAAGTGAAATGCTTTATTCAAGTGAAAACCTCATCTGAAGAATCGAAGCAAGGATTGGCAATAGAAGAGGTTGTTTCTTTTATTCAAAGTTTGCAAGAATTCGATAAAATTGAAGTGGTTGGACTAATGACGATGGCTCCATTTACAGAAGAAGAGGAAGAAATCAGACGCTGTTTTAAGGAATTACGTATGCTGCAAACAGAGGTGCAGGAGCTAGAGTTATTACATGCGCCATGTAAAGAATTATCAATGGGAATGTCCAACGATTACACAATTGCAATTGAAGAAGGGGCTACATATATTCGTTTGGGAACGATTTTAGTAGGAAAAGCGTAA
- the pgeF gene encoding peptidoglycan editing factor PgeF, with translation MREPFKYVDGILYLQAWKELGNITAGFTTKDGGISTGSFHAMNLGLHVNDIVENVHENRRILANKLQKPLENWICSEQVHAHHVEKVGQQEKGSGVYSYEDGISKTDGIYTSNEDVLLTSCYADCVPLYFYAPSHGMIGLAHAGWKGTVQEIAKEMIQKWNAQGISSDEIHVAIGPSIGSCCYVVDDRVLTAAQEVVSGAVPHQKISDGQYAINLKEINRILCVQAGIKEEHIVMSSLCTSCEEQLFFSHRRDQGKTGRMLSFIGFKEEGSK, from the coding sequence ATGAGAGAACCATTTAAATATGTGGACGGTATACTGTATTTACAAGCGTGGAAAGAACTTGGAAACATTACTGCTGGATTTACGACAAAAGATGGTGGGATAAGTACGGGCTCCTTTCATGCGATGAATTTAGGATTACATGTGAATGATATCGTGGAGAACGTTCATGAAAACAGACGCATTTTAGCAAATAAGTTACAAAAACCATTAGAAAACTGGATTTGCTCTGAACAAGTTCATGCTCATCATGTTGAAAAAGTAGGGCAACAGGAAAAGGGAAGTGGTGTCTATTCATATGAGGACGGCATTTCAAAAACAGATGGCATTTATACGAGTAATGAAGATGTTCTGTTAACGTCTTGTTACGCGGATTGTGTTCCGCTCTATTTTTATGCACCATCACATGGTATGATAGGACTTGCGCATGCTGGATGGAAAGGCACTGTACAAGAGATTGCAAAGGAAATGATTCAAAAGTGGAATGCACAAGGTATTTCAAGTGATGAAATTCATGTTGCAATTGGGCCGTCGATCGGATCTTGTTGTTATGTTGTGGATGATCGTGTATTAACAGCAGCACAGGAAGTAGTTAGCGGTGCTGTTCCTCATCAAAAAATTTCTGACGGGCAGTACGCAATTAATTTAAAAGAAATTAATCGTATATTATGTGTACAAGCAGGCATAAAAGAAGAGCATATTGTAATGTCATCTCTTTGTACAAGCTGTGAAGAGCAACTATTTTTCTCTCATCGTCGTGATCAAGGTAAGACAGGAAGAATGTTGAGTTTCATAGGTTTTAAGGAGGAAGGAAGCAAGTGA
- a CDS encoding YlmC/YmxH family sporulation protein, protein MVIRISELQMKDVINISDGKRIGNIGDIEIDMNTGKICSVIISKQTRMLGIFGKDVEIVIPWKEIVKIGEDVILVRVNPVNSVTESIQTPTIS, encoded by the coding sequence ATGGTGATACGAATTTCAGAGTTACAGATGAAGGATGTTATAAATATTTCAGATGGAAAAAGGATTGGGAATATTGGAGATATTGAAATTGATATGAACACAGGGAAAATTTGTTCTGTTATTATTTCCAAACAGACACGTATGCTAGGTATTTTTGGAAAAGATGTTGAGATTGTAATTCCTTGGAAGGAAATTGTGAAAATTGGGGAAGATGTCATACTTGTAAGAGTAAATCCTGTTAATTCTGTAACAGAATCAATACAAACACCGACAATTTCATAA
- the sigG gene encoding RNA polymerase sporulation sigma factor SigG: MTRNKVEICGVDTAKLPVLKNEEMRKLFREMQSGEISAREKLVNGNLRLVLSVIQRFNNRGEYVDDLFQVGCIGLMKSIDNFDLGQNVKFSTYAVPMIIGEIRRYLRDNNPIRVSRSLRDIAYKALQVREKLIAENSKEPTAMDIAKVLEVTHEEIVFALDAIQDPVSLFEPIYNDGGDPIFVMDQLSDEKQKDEQWVEELALKEGMKRLNDREKMIIRKRFFQGKTQMEVAEEIGISQAQVSRLEKSAIKQMNKTIQG; this comes from the coding sequence TTGACGAGAAACAAAGTAGAAATTTGCGGTGTTGATACAGCTAAACTTCCAGTATTAAAAAATGAAGAGATGCGTAAATTATTTCGTGAAATGCAAAGTGGAGAGATAAGCGCAAGAGAAAAATTAGTGAATGGAAACTTACGTCTTGTACTGAGCGTCATCCAAAGATTTAATAACAGAGGAGAATATGTTGACGATTTATTTCAAGTTGGTTGCATCGGACTTATGAAATCAATTGATAATTTTGATTTAGGCCAAAATGTAAAATTTTCAACGTATGCTGTGCCGATGATTATTGGGGAAATACGCAGATATTTGCGTGATAATAATCCGATTCGCGTATCGCGCTCATTGCGAGATATTGCGTATAAAGCTTTGCAAGTAAGAGAAAAATTGATTGCAGAAAATTCAAAAGAACCAACAGCAATGGATATTGCAAAAGTGCTAGAAGTAACTCATGAAGAGATAGTATTTGCTTTAGATGCGATTCAAGATCCAGTTTCATTATTTGAACCGATTTATAATGATGGGGGAGATCCTATCTTTGTTATGGATCAGTTAAGTGATGAAAAACAAAAGGACGAGCAGTGGGTTGAAGAATTAGCATTGAAAGAAGGAATGAAGCGTTTAAATGATAGAGAGAAAATGATTATTAGAAAACGTTTCTTCCAAGGAAAGACACAGATGGAAGTTGCAGAAGAAATTGGGATTTCCCAAGCGCAAGTATCACGTTTAGAGAAGTCAGCCATTAAACAAATGAATAAAACGATTCAAGGATAA
- the sigE gene encoding RNA polymerase sporulation sigma factor SigE yields MMKLKFYLVYLWYKVLLKLGIKTDEIYYIGGSEALPPPLTKEEEEVLLNKLPKGDQAARSLLIERNLRLVVYIARKFENTGINIEDLISIGTIGLIKAVNTFNPEKKIKLATYASRCIENEILMHLRRNNKNRSEVSFDEPLNIDWDGNELLLSDVLGTDDDIITKDLEATVDRHLLMKALHQLNDREKQIMELRFGLAGGEEKTQKDVADMLGISQSYISRLEKRIIKRLRKEFNKMV; encoded by the coding sequence ATGATGAAATTAAAATTTTATTTAGTATACCTTTGGTATAAAGTATTGCTGAAATTAGGAATTAAGACCGATGAAATTTATTATATTGGTGGAAGTGAAGCGTTGCCACCACCGTTAACAAAAGAAGAAGAGGAAGTTCTTTTGAATAAATTGCCAAAAGGAGATCAGGCAGCAAGGTCATTACTTATTGAACGTAACTTAAGGCTCGTTGTATATATAGCAAGAAAGTTTGAAAATACAGGGATAAATATTGAAGATTTGATTAGTATAGGAACAATCGGCCTTATTAAAGCGGTAAATACATTTAATCCAGAAAAGAAAATAAAATTAGCAACATATGCATCGCGTTGTATAGAAAATGAAATTTTAATGCATTTACGTCGAAATAACAAAAATCGTTCGGAAGTTTCTTTTGATGAACCACTAAACATTGATTGGGATGGGAATGAACTGTTATTGTCTGACGTGTTAGGTACAGATGATGATATTATTACAAAAGATTTAGAAGCTACTGTAGATCGTCACCTTTTAATGAAAGCATTACACCAATTAAATGATCGTGAAAAACAAATTATGGAACTTCGGTTTGGGCTTGCTGGAGGAGAGGAAAAGACGCAAAAAGATGTGGCTGATATGCTTGGGATTTCACAGTCATACATTTCGCGTTTAGAAAAAAGAATTATAAAAAGATTACGAAAAGAATTTAATAAAATGGTGTAA
- the spoIIGA gene encoding sigma-E processing peptidase SpoIIGA — MVVYADVVWLLNACIDFLLLLLTATVLKKKIKRWRLVLGAFIGSTIVIFAFTPFASMMTHPIMKLLYSLLIVYTAFGFTTFRNYAQTVFTFYFVTFMVGGGLIGTHFFLQTNEMVNGLVQSQSISYGDPISWLFVIFGFPVIYYFSKKRIESVEVTKIHYDQIVKVKIQLAEEELELAGLIDSGNQLYDPLTKTPVMIMHVSSLEHCLPSWLTEQIYSKTEIPQIPENDSGWATKLRLIPFRAVGVESQFLWAIKPDSVQVDHEGSSIVVNKVLIGLNTQQLSTNGEYQCIVHPKMLISQKMVIA, encoded by the coding sequence TTGGTTGTTTACGCCGACGTTGTTTGGTTGTTAAACGCCTGCATTGATTTTCTTTTGCTTTTATTAACAGCTACCGTGTTAAAAAAGAAAATCAAAAGATGGAGGCTTGTGTTAGGGGCATTTATAGGTTCAACCATTGTTATTTTTGCCTTTACTCCTTTTGCTTCTATGATGACACATCCAATTATGAAACTACTGTACTCGTTACTTATTGTGTATACAGCATTTGGGTTTACGACATTTAGAAATTATGCACAAACTGTTTTTACTTTTTACTTTGTAACCTTTATGGTTGGCGGAGGATTAATTGGAACTCATTTCTTTTTGCAAACGAATGAAATGGTAAATGGATTGGTTCAATCTCAGTCAATTTCTTACGGTGATCCAATTAGTTGGTTATTTGTTATTTTTGGTTTTCCAGTAATTTATTATTTTTCTAAAAAGCGTATTGAAAGCGTAGAGGTCACGAAAATACACTATGATCAAATTGTGAAAGTAAAAATTCAATTAGCCGAAGAAGAACTAGAACTCGCAGGTCTTATTGACAGTGGGAACCAACTTTATGACCCATTAACAAAAACACCTGTTATGATTATGCATGTTTCATCATTAGAACATTGCTTACCATCTTGGTTAACAGAACAAATTTATTCCAAAACAGAAATTCCTCAAATACCAGAAAATGATTCTGGTTGGGCGACCAAATTACGCTTAATTCCTTTCCGTGCAGTAGGAGTAGAGAGTCAATTTTTGTGGGCAATTAAGCCTGACAGTGTGCAAGTTGACCATGAAGGTAGTTCTATTGTTGTAAACAAAGTATTAATTGGATTAAATACACAACAGCTGTCTACTAATGGGGAGTATCAATGTATTGTGCATCCAAAAATGTTGATTTCGCAAAAAATGGTGATCGCTTAA
- the ftsZ gene encoding cell division protein FtsZ, producing MLEFDTTQDQLANIKVIGVGGGGNNAVNRMIEHGVQGVDFIAVNTDAQALNLSKAETKMQIGGKLTRGLGAGANPEVGKKAAEESKEQIQEALRGADMVFVTAGMGGGTGTGAAPVVAQVAKELGALTVGVVTRPFTFEGRKRATQAASGIAAFKENVDTLIVIPNDRLLEIVDKNTPMLEAFREADNVLRQGVQGISDLIATPGLINLDFADVKTIMSNRGSALMGIGSGNGENRAAEAAKKAISSPLLETSIDGAQGVIMNITGGANLSLYEVQEAADIVASASDPEVNMIFGSVINEGLKDDIVVTVIATGFDDSIATQPPKPIIRPNANHTQQQQQPVAQPSKQREVKREMKREEPVVHERHSDSDDIDIPAFLRNRRRR from the coding sequence ATGTTAGAGTTTGATACTACTCAAGATCAATTAGCGAATATAAAAGTTATCGGTGTCGGCGGTGGCGGAAACAATGCTGTAAACCGTATGATTGAACACGGTGTACAAGGTGTAGACTTTATCGCTGTGAACACTGATGCACAAGCATTAAATCTATCAAAAGCTGAAACAAAAATGCAAATTGGTGGAAAATTAACGCGTGGACTTGGTGCAGGCGCAAACCCTGAAGTAGGGAAAAAAGCTGCAGAAGAAAGTAAAGAACAGATCCAAGAAGCACTTCGTGGTGCGGATATGGTCTTCGTAACTGCCGGTATGGGCGGTGGAACTGGAACTGGTGCAGCTCCAGTTGTTGCTCAAGTTGCAAAAGAATTAGGTGCTTTAACAGTAGGTGTTGTAACACGTCCATTTACTTTTGAAGGACGTAAGCGTGCGACGCAAGCAGCATCTGGTATTGCAGCATTTAAAGAAAATGTAGATACTCTTATTGTAATTCCAAACGATCGCTTATTAGAGATTGTTGATAAAAATACGCCAATGTTAGAAGCATTCCGTGAAGCTGATAACGTATTACGTCAAGGTGTTCAAGGTATTTCGGATTTAATTGCAACGCCAGGTTTAATTAACTTAGACTTTGCAGACGTAAAGACAATTATGTCTAATAGAGGTTCTGCTTTAATGGGTATTGGTTCTGGTAATGGGGAAAATCGTGCTGCAGAAGCTGCGAAAAAAGCAATTTCTAGCCCATTACTAGAAACATCTATTGATGGAGCTCAAGGTGTTATCATGAACATTACGGGTGGTGCTAACTTAAGCTTATATGAAGTACAAGAAGCGGCAGACATCGTAGCTTCAGCTTCAGATCCAGAAGTAAATATGATCTTCGGTTCTGTTATTAACGAAGGATTAAAAGATGATATCGTTGTAACTGTAATTGCAACTGGTTTTGATGATAGCATTGCAACTCAACCACCAAAACCAATTATTCGTCCGAATGCGAACCACACGCAACAACAGCAACAACCAGTAGCTCAACCTTCAAAACAGCGTGAAGTAAAACGTGAAATGAAGCGTGAAGAGCCAGTTGTACATGAGCGTCATTCAGATTCAGATGATATCGATATTCCAGCATTTTTACGTAACCGTCGTAGACGATAA
- the ftsA gene encoding cell division protein FtsA yields MNSNEIYVSLDIGTSNVKVIIGEMVNDSLNIIGVGNVKSNGLKKGSIVDIDETVRSIKKAIEQAERMVGIHIEQVVVGVNANQVQLLPCHGVVAVSNEDREIGNEDVLRVLDAAQVVSIAPEREFIDVVPRQFIVDGLDEINDPRGMIGVRLEMEGTLITGSRTLLHNLLRCVEKAGLEIVDICLQPLAAATVAISSDEKNRGVALVDMGGGSTTLSIFKDGELQATSVLPLGGDHITKDIAIGLKTSTENADQIKLKYGHAFYDTASEEEMFTVPIMGSDQTEQYSQLELSDIIEARVEEILMFVQDEVRKLGVKQVASGYVLTGGIASMPGVLDLAYDILHENVRVATPDYIGVREPQYTSGVGLIKHSYQKAKLRGKNVQEKQEHFEPVPAPAPTPVQQQPTKQKTRNQNNNNQNDDRMMSKVKRVFRYLWD; encoded by the coding sequence ATGAACAGCAATGAAATATATGTTAGTCTTGACATCGGTACATCCAATGTTAAAGTCATCATTGGTGAAATGGTTAATGACAGCTTAAACATTATTGGTGTTGGAAATGTAAAATCAAATGGTTTAAAGAAGGGATCGATAGTTGATATAGACGAGACTGTTCGATCAATTAAAAAAGCAATTGAACAAGCTGAGCGCATGGTGGGGATCCACATTGAGCAAGTTGTAGTAGGTGTCAATGCAAACCAGGTACAGCTACTTCCTTGTCACGGAGTAGTCGCTGTTTCAAATGAAGATCGTGAAATCGGGAATGAAGATGTCTTACGCGTTCTAGATGCAGCACAAGTTGTGTCAATTGCTCCAGAACGTGAGTTTATTGATGTGGTACCTCGACAGTTCATCGTAGACGGTCTTGACGAGATTAACGATCCACGCGGGATGATCGGTGTAAGATTAGAAATGGAAGGTACACTTATTACAGGCTCGAGAACTTTACTACATAACCTACTTCGTTGTGTAGAAAAAGCAGGTCTTGAAATTGTTGATATTTGTCTTCAACCTTTAGCGGCTGCAACAGTTGCAATATCTTCAGATGAAAAAAATAGAGGAGTAGCCCTTGTTGATATGGGGGGAGGATCTACAACTTTATCTATTTTTAAAGATGGAGAGTTACAAGCGACAAGCGTATTACCATTAGGTGGAGACCATATAACGAAAGATATTGCGATTGGGTTGAAAACTTCAACAGAAAATGCAGATCAAATTAAGTTGAAATATGGACATGCTTTTTATGATACAGCATCTGAAGAAGAGATGTTTACGGTTCCTATTATGGGAAGTGATCAAACAGAACAATATTCTCAGTTGGAATTATCGGATATAATAGAGGCTCGTGTAGAGGAAATTTTAATGTTTGTTCAAGATGAAGTGCGTAAGTTAGGAGTAAAGCAAGTGGCTTCTGGTTATGTACTAACTGGCGGAATTGCTTCTATGCCAGGTGTTCTTGATCTTGCATATGATATTTTACATGAAAATGTTCGTGTAGCAACTCCTGATTATATTGGTGTGCGTGAGCCCCAATATACAAGTGGAGTTGGATTAATTAAACATTCTTATCAAAAAGCTAAATTACGTGGGAAAAATGTGCAGGAAAAGCAAGAGCATTTTGAACCAGTACCAGCACCAGCACCAACGCCGGTACAACAGCAACCCACGAAACAAAAAACTCGTAATCAAAACAATAATAATCAAAATGATGACCGCATGATGTCAAAAGTAAAACGTGTATTCCGTTATTTATGGGATTAA
- the divIB gene encoding cell division protein DivIB: MNNSKVIKLQDRVPKLKNQKKKNKKNVNHRLILYISILFLLVLFLIYFRSPLSNIKKISVFGNHYMTDEQVMKDSGVTYDTSYFRVTAHKAEENLTKRKEIKAVNVKKRFPNNIDIHIEEYLTIGYINKEGKLQPLLENGKTLDVLPNGKLPVAAPIFEPFKEEKMKELIAELEKLTPAILKSISEIRYSPTNANEDHLTLYMNEGYEVSTTIQNFAKRMEAYPLILKTIEPGKKVLIDLEVGAYTKELGAEEKKE, translated from the coding sequence ATGAATAATAGTAAAGTGATTAAACTACAAGATCGTGTACCAAAATTGAAAAATCAAAAGAAAAAAAACAAAAAAAATGTTAATCATCGATTGATTTTATACATATCAATTTTATTTTTATTAGTGCTCTTTTTAATTTATTTTCGGTCTCCGCTTAGTAATATAAAAAAGATTAGTGTGTTTGGAAATCACTATATGACGGATGAACAAGTAATGAAGGATTCAGGCGTGACATATGATACAAGTTATTTCCGAGTGACAGCACATAAAGCTGAAGAAAACTTAACGAAGCGAAAAGAAATTAAAGCAGTAAATGTAAAAAAACGTTTTCCAAACAATATTGATATTCATATCGAAGAATATTTAACGATTGGTTATATAAATAAAGAGGGAAAATTACAACCGTTATTAGAGAATGGAAAAACGCTTGATGTACTACCTAATGGAAAACTTCCTGTTGCAGCACCGATTTTCGAACCTTTTAAAGAAGAGAAAATGAAGGAGTTAATCGCTGAACTAGAAAAATTAACACCAGCTATTTTAAAATCTATTTCGGAGATTCGCTATTCACCAACGAATGCGAATGAAGATCATCTTACTTTATATATGAATGAAGGTTATGAAGTGAGCACTACAATTCAAAATTTCGCAAAACGTATGGAAGCCTATCCGCTTATTTTAAAAACAATTGAGCCAGGTAAGAAGGTATTAATTGACTTAGAAGTAGGTGCATATACGAAAGAATTAGGTGCGGAAGAAAAAAAAGAATAG
- the murB gene encoding UDP-N-acetylmuramate dehydrogenase, with protein MEQLVNELIEADVGRVLVNEPLARYTTMKIGGPADILIVPKHVAGIEKTLQLVKQYKTKWTVIGRGSNLLVSDQGIEGVVIRLGEGLDHLEVEKHKVRVGSGYPLIKLSTLLSRQGLAGLEFASGIPGSVGGAVYMNAGAHKSDISSVLSKALILFEDGAIDWLTNKELEFSYRASVLQTKRPGIVLEAVFQLQAGKREEIVRSMQNNKDYRRETQPWNHPCAGSVFRNPIPHFAGDLVEKAGLRGYRIGGAQISEMHGNFIVNTGGASAQDVLSLIELIKHTIKDKFDVDMHTEVEIIGR; from the coding sequence ATGGAACAATTAGTAAATGAGCTTATAGAAGCAGACGTTGGTCGTGTTTTGGTTAACGAGCCGTTAGCACGTTATACAACTATGAAAATAGGTGGCCCAGCGGATATTTTAATTGTGCCAAAGCATGTAGCAGGTATTGAAAAAACATTACAGTTAGTAAAGCAATACAAAACGAAGTGGACTGTAATTGGTCGCGGTTCAAACCTTCTTGTATCTGATCAAGGCATAGAAGGTGTTGTTATTCGTTTAGGAGAAGGATTAGATCACTTAGAGGTCGAAAAACATAAGGTAAGAGTTGGTAGTGGATATCCTCTTATTAAATTGTCAACTTTACTTAGTCGTCAAGGGTTAGCTGGATTGGAGTTTGCAAGCGGTATTCCAGGAAGTGTCGGTGGTGCAGTATATATGAATGCAGGTGCACATAAATCGGATATATCGAGTGTATTATCGAAGGCTCTCATTCTGTTTGAAGACGGTGCAATTGACTGGTTAACGAATAAAGAACTGGAGTTTTCTTATCGGGCATCTGTATTGCAAACGAAACGTCCTGGTATTGTTTTAGAGGCGGTGTTTCAATTACAGGCGGGGAAACGTGAAGAAATTGTACGTAGCATGCAAAATAATAAAGATTACCGCCGTGAAACGCAACCATGGAATCACCCGTGTGCAGGAAGTGTATTTCGGAATCCAATCCCACATTTTGCAGGAGATTTAGTAGAAAAAGCAGGGCTTCGTGGCTATAGGATTGGTGGAGCTCAAATTTCTGAAATGCATGGCAATTTTATTGTTAATACTGGGGGAGCTTCAGCGCAAGATGTATTGTCTTTAATTGAATTAATAAAACATACAATTAAGGATAAATTTGATGTAGATATGCACACAGAAGTAGAAATCATTGGAAGATAA